A DNA window from Gallaecimonas pentaromativorans contains the following coding sequences:
- a CDS encoding LysR family transcriptional regulator — MDLNEIQVFTKVVEVGSFTSAGERLNMTKATVSRKIADLEERLGVRLLNRTTRQLNLTETGQAFYERCSRIMTDLGDAQALVTTRAEQVRGKLKIVMPIELGQMLMGRFLGHFMRRYPDVEIDAELTNRRIDMVQEGVDVNIQVGLGQDSNLIARRLSSTRKILVASPEYLAGNSPLLHPEDLGDHENILLKMSGDAYEPLRFSKGKEQVTVQPKGRMHCNNVTFAREALLSGLGVGSLPLFMALPYVNEGRLVRVLPDWTMESGEMYALYQSRQYMPKLLKTFLDELSETMAEMDKLKTSACLDREEILDQMMASSRKLSENGLVEKVLAKIDSKARDAVA, encoded by the coding sequence ATGGATCTCAATGAAATTCAGGTATTTACCAAGGTAGTGGAAGTCGGAAGCTTTACCTCGGCTGGTGAACGATTGAACATGACCAAGGCCACGGTCAGCCGCAAAATCGCTGACCTCGAAGAGCGGCTCGGGGTACGGCTTTTAAACCGCACCACCCGCCAGCTCAATCTCACCGAAACCGGCCAGGCGTTCTATGAGCGCTGCTCGCGGATCATGACCGACCTTGGCGATGCCCAGGCACTGGTTACCACCCGCGCCGAGCAGGTACGGGGCAAGCTGAAAATCGTGATGCCCATCGAGCTGGGCCAAATGCTGATGGGCCGCTTCCTCGGCCACTTCATGCGGCGCTACCCCGATGTGGAAATTGACGCCGAGCTTACTAACCGCCGCATCGACATGGTGCAAGAAGGGGTGGATGTGAACATCCAGGTGGGTCTTGGCCAGGATTCCAACCTCATTGCCCGGCGTCTGAGCTCCACCCGCAAGATTTTGGTGGCCAGCCCCGAATACCTGGCTGGCAACAGCCCGCTGCTGCACCCCGAAGACTTAGGCGATCATGAGAATATCTTGCTGAAGATGTCCGGTGATGCTTACGAACCGCTGCGATTTTCCAAAGGCAAGGAGCAGGTAACGGTGCAACCCAAAGGCCGTATGCACTGCAACAACGTCACCTTCGCCCGCGAAGCGCTACTGTCAGGGCTGGGAGTCGGTTCTTTGCCGCTGTTTATGGCCCTGCCCTACGTTAACGAAGGCCGCCTGGTGCGGGTGCTGCCTGACTGGACCATGGAAAGCGGTGAGATGTACGCGCTTTATCAAAGCCGCCAGTACATGCCCAAGCTGCTCAAAACCTTTTTGGACGAACTCAGCGAAACTATGGCCGAGATGGACAAGCTCAAAACCAGCGCCTGCCTGGACCGCGAGGAGATCCTCGACCAGATGATGGCCAGCAGCAGAAAGCTCTCCGAGAACGGCCTGGTGGAAAAAGTGCTGGCGAAAATCGACAGCAAAGCCCGGGACGCCGTCGCCTAA